A genomic segment from Paeniglutamicibacter kerguelensis encodes:
- a CDS encoding recombinase family protein: protein MSPHLVGYARVSTNSQDLSSQQAGLKALGVPDELVYVDHGLTGRNRERPGLQQALAACRAGDTLVVTKLDRLARSLPDARDIVEDLTKRNIRLSLGGSIHDPTDPVGKLLFNVLAMVAEFESDLIRARTREGMQIAKAKGKLRGKQPKLSPAQEKHLVTLHQGGQHTSAEIAELFGVARSTVYRIIQRSP, encoded by the coding sequence ATGTCACCACACCTGGTCGGGTACGCCCGAGTCTCCACCAACTCCCAAGACCTCAGCTCCCAACAAGCGGGTCTCAAGGCCCTCGGAGTCCCCGACGAGTTGGTCTATGTCGACCACGGCCTCACCGGGAGGAACCGCGAACGCCCCGGACTCCAACAGGCCCTCGCCGCCTGCCGGGCCGGCGACACCCTCGTGGTCACCAAGCTCGACCGCCTCGCCCGTTCGCTGCCCGACGCCCGGGACATCGTCGAGGACCTCACCAAGCGCAACATCAGGCTCAGCCTCGGCGGGTCCATCCACGACCCCACCGACCCCGTCGGCAAGCTCCTCTTCAACGTCCTGGCCATGGTCGCCGAATTCGAGTCCGACCTCATCCGCGCCCGCACCCGCGAAGGCATGCAAATCGCCAAGGCCAAGGGCAAGCTCCGCGGCAAGCAACCCAAGCTCTCCCCCGCCCAGGAAAAACACCTCGTAACCCTCCACCAGGGAGGTCAGCACACCAGCGCAGAGATCGCCGAACTCTTCGGGGTGGCCCGAAGCACGGTGTACAGGATTATCCAGCGCAGCCCATGA